The following DNA comes from Opisthocomus hoazin isolate bOpiHoa1 chromosome 13, bOpiHoa1.hap1, whole genome shotgun sequence.
TCTGGGCAGCACGCTGGGTGCTGagaggcggcgcggccgggctggGGTTGCCCGTGCATCTGCCGGCTGATGGGCTGTGGTCCCGGCTGCGTCTGTGCACTGACTCAGAGCTCTTCCCCCAGAGTTACGAGGACCAGGAGCTGCTGCGGCTGATCTACTACGGCGGGATCCAGCACGAGATCCGGAAGGCGGTCTGGCCCTTCCTtttgggccattatcagtttggGATGACGGAGGCGGAAAGGAAGGAGGTTGGTGTGGGTGTGCTGCCAGCTCAGCAGCCTGGGGCGTTGCACTGGTGTGCCCTGGATGTTTCACAGCTTGAAGCGTTCGTATCCCAGAGTCCACGCTGTGAACCCGCTGGGTGTCGCGTCCCCTTTGTACTGCAGCTGTAGGCAGGAGATGGGAGAAAGACTCAGATGAGCAGGAACTGATGGGACCGAGCTCAAAGCTCCCCTATGcgggtgctggctgctgctgctcagtgccCTCTGCACCTctgggaggagggaaagagaTGGATCATCTTCTTCCATCCTCGTTTTTGTGAGGTTTTGTGGGTCAGGCTCTGGCTGGCACCGTGGAGGAGATGGGTGACTTTATGCCCCATCTAGTGACAGGTGATGCAAGAAGGCACTTAACCTGTCtgtgcagagctgtgcagggGATGGAGGCGCTGGTTTCTGGGCTCTTCCAGGGGCGTCTGTTCAAGGACCCCCCCAATCTCTCTCAACGCTGCAGGCTGACGACCAGATCCGCGCCTGCTACGAGCACACCATGGCGGAGTGGCTGGGCTGCGAGGCCATCGTCCGGCAGCGGGAGAAGGAGTCGCACGCCGCAGCGCTGGCCAAGTGCTCCTCCGGGGCCAGCCTGGACTCCCACATTCAGCGGATGATGCACAGGGACTCCACCATCAGCAACGAGGTGAGGGcgcgggggctcggggagggCGGTGCCCACCCCGGCTCCGTGTCGGTCTGTGCACGGGGAGCGATGGAGGCACAGGTCCTGCTCACCCTCCTGCCCTGACCTCTGCCAGCCCTGGAGCTTTCTtacctgttttcttttgcctGCTCTTCCGCACTGTTTAGCAGTAGGAGCGggcatctcagaatcacagactcccagcatggcaggggttggcagggacctctggggtcacccagcccaaccccctgcccaagcagggtcacccagagcagggggcacagcaccgcggccaggcggggctggaatatctccagagaaggagactccacagcctccctgggcagcctgggccagggctccgtcaccctccgagggaagaagttcttcctcgggttcagctggagcttcctctgcttcagtttgtgcccgttgccccttgtcctgtcgctgggcaccactgaaaagagcttggccccatcctcctgacacccacccttcacatatttgtaagtatatattaggtcccctctcagccttctcttcttcaggctgaacaagcccagctccctcaacctctcctcgtagcagagatgctccagtcccctcatcatccttgtagccctccgctggactctctccagtagctcctcatctttcttgaactgaggagcccagaactggacacagtactccagatggggcctcaccagggcagtgtagaggggaaggagaacctccctcatcctgctggccacactcttcttgatgcaccccaggatcccattggctttctgggcagccagggcacactgctggctcatggttaacctgtcgtccaccaggacacccaggtccctctccgcagagctgctctccagcaggtccaccccaagcctgtactggtgcatggggctgttcctccccaggtgcaggaccctgcatttgcctttgttgaacctcatcaggttcctctctgcccagctttccagcctatccaggtcacgctgaatggcagcacagccttccggtgtgtctaccacacctcccagtttggtgtcatcagcaaacttgctcctGCAGTAAGACCCCAGTTTCTGTACTGGGTGGTACTCCACTGACCGGGAGGCTTCGGTCTGCAGCCGGGGTGAGGTGTAGGAGGTCTGACAAATTTGCTTGGGTTCTTGGAGCTGCCGTATCTGCAGCGGCACTGAGCAGCTCTGCATCTGTGACCCCAGGTGAGGGTGCTGGGCACAGAGGGCCTGAAagccagggcagcaggagggggcAAGGGGTCCTGGCAGGGCGCAGGAGCCCAGACCTCGTCTGTGGAGCCGCGTGTCCGAATCCAGACGCTCTCACCAGTCCTGTGGGTGTTTCTGGACAAGGGGAGATACCCGTTACCCGGTTAGCACTCCTGGTGCACATCAGGATGAGCTCCGTGGAAGTCGGTGTTGAAGCTGGGGGAGGGAGGCAGACCGTGTTTCGGGCACGGAGGGGCTGTGAAACAGGTCAGCGCGCTGCTGGGCTCCCTTCTCCGTCGGCTGCTCGGCACAGGGGAAGCCTGGGCCGCTGCCCGTGGGTGGGAGGAGCGGGGTGGCCCTCGGGCTGGCTGtggaggaggctgcggggcgcggggcagccTCGGTACGCTGCCGTGCCATCGTGGGACGGAGCCAGGCCCTGGCACCCAGCGCCGTGGGACTGTGCAGCAAGGAGTTAGATCCACAGCCCAAACCAAAGGGTGTGGAGGGAAAAGCCTGTTAAAGGAAAGGCAGTCCTGGGAATGGAGTCCAGGGGGTGTTTCCATGTGGGTTTTGTCCTTGGAGAACAGCCCAGCATGGCAGAGCAAGTGGTGCCGCGTTCTCTGACCTCGCGCTGCCACACCGGAGGCTGACGGAGGCGAAGCCAGAAAGGGCCTGGTAGTTGCCGCCCTGGAGACTTCATCTGGGTTCCTCTGGGGAGTTTGTGTGGATGCTTTTGGAAGGAGATGAGCTCAGCCCCAGCCGTGCAGGCTACGTGTCTGTACAgagggggaatcacagaatcacagaatagtaggggttggcagggccctctgtgggtcccccagcccagccccctgcccaagcagggtcacccacagcaggctgcacaggacctcgtccaggaggggctggaatatctccagagaaggagactccacagcctccctgggcagaatcacagaatcacagaatggtaggggttggaagggccctctgtgggtcatctagtccaaccccctgcccaagcagggtcacccagagcaggctgcacagcaccgcggccaggcggggctggaatatctccagagaaggagactccacagcctccctgggcagcctgggccagggctccgtcatcctcagagggaagaagttcttcctcatcttcagctggagcttcctctgctccagtttgtgcccattgccccttgtcctgttgctgggcaccactgcaaagagcagggagACGCAGGGGAGGCAAGCCCGAAGCGGGCTCTGTGTGCAGGCGCGGAGGGCACAGCTCTCGCaggggctgagcagagctgggctgcgcgCTCGGCATCGCTGAAGCCCCGTGAATCGTCCACATCCCCACAGCATCTCCCCTGTGGTTCTTTTTTTGTAGCCACGTCTGCCTGTTCTGGGAACGTGTGCTAGGAGGGGAGCTGGCGGAGTTGGTACAGGCGAAGGTTCACCCTTTTCCCAtctgaaggctgagaggggaccttataaatgcttacaaatatctgcagggtgggtgtcaggaggatggggccaagctcttttcagtggtgcccagagacaggacaaggggcaatgggcacaaactgaggcacaggaagttccgtctgaacatgaggaagaacttcttccctctgagggtgacggagccctggcccaggctgcccagggaggttgtggagtctcctcctctggagatattccagccccgcctggacaaggtcctgtgcagcctgctctgggtgaccctgcttcagcaggggggttgggctgggtgacccacagaggtcccttccaacccctacgattctgtgattctgtgaacctgagATTTCCTGTTACTAAATGCTCCCATGGTAATGGAGGAAGACTGTCGCCCTTCCTCTCTCCGTCGGAGCCCTGCCCAGCAAACCCCCGCGATACGAGGGTGGGGACAAGTCCCGCTGCCGTTCTGAGAGCGCCGTGTTTCCTTCAGACCCTCTTGTCTGTGTGTGATGTCGTTGCAGGGCTCTGTGCGTCCCGGCTTGCGTGCAGCCGCAGGCTCCTGCGCTTCCGCCAGCCCGGCGCAGGGGCGGCTCGGAGAGCGGGGACGGCTCGCTCTTCGGGGAAGACTCCTTGCTCAGAGGGCATCCACTGGGCAGAGCGCTCAACTGGGCACTGCAAAGCCCCATGCTGCCTGCTGTGCTTCAGCTGGAAGCCAGAACAGGGTGCTGTTGACTTTTAGAGGGGCTGCCTCAACCGACTCTGGCTTGAAACATCAATATTTGtcctttaagaaaaggaaaaaacattaatATGCTTGGAGGGATTGTTTTACAGCCTGTGACTTCATCGTTTATGTAAACGAAGATGGGGTGAGTCTCACTGCTGCCAAATTAGGACAGAGATTTGTAGAAATTTGCAGTCCAGGGAGACAGCGTGACCTCTCTGCAGGCCAGAAGAAAGCAGTTCCTTTCAGACCGAAACGTACAGTATTTGAACAACTGGATTGGCCTGGGATTTTGTCTTTTGTTATCTTCTCCAGCAAGAAATGTCCGTGGCGGGCTGAGGCAGGGGTGCTGTGCTAGGTGATAAATCTGCACAGCAGAGTTGATGTGACATGAACGTCTTTTGTGGGTCAAGTGTGAGAATTTATTGGATgcattttgtgctttttctttacaCGCAGATGCACCCACCTCTGAGAGCGTGGCTGGAGCCTCCTCCACTCCAGACACCGCGCTCTTTGTCTTTTCACTGGCCTTTCCCCTCTCTGTTGCAGTCTTCGCAGAGCTGCAGCTCCGGCCGGCAGAATCACGCCCGGCTGCAGAGCGACTCCAGCTCCAGCACGCAGGTGAGTGGCAGTGCCTTGTCCCCTCTTGCTCCTCCAGCCACCGGCCACCCCACGGCGTGCGGCTCTGCCCAGCGTGGGCTGGTCGCTGCCCGATGACCAGAGTGATTTCTGGCAAACCAAAGCAGTAGTTGGAGGTAAATGACTCGCAGACCTCCCTCTGGGGCCAGTAAGGTCAGAACTGCGCGCTGCTTGGCCACGTTTAATATTCACCAGCTCAAAGGACCAACCCCTGTGTGGCCCTGAGGGCCCTTGGCTGCTCCGTGTGTTAGCAACCAGGTGCTTACCCAACCCGCCTGAAGGACGTTCTGCCCAGTATGCTACGCTGAGTAAAGCGCAGTCCTTTGGAGCAGGGACTGTGGGCTCCGAGTGGTGCAGGTGACCAAGCACTGACCTGCCAAGTCCAGGCAGGGGAACCTAAAGGCCGAGGACATCTTCTGAGTTGGCCCTTCACTTCTGCACCCAGAAATTCCTCCCAGAGTCTGGTTAAAACGAGACAGAGCGCTAGATGCCCAGGCTGAAGCTGTCTCTCACTGTAGCGAAGGTGTGGAGCCACAGCCGGGCACAGCACCAAGTTAAAATGCCCTCGGGTCCTCTGAATGCAGCTCTTGGGGACACCACGCCCGTGTTCCCAACGGTTTGCTGAAGGCAGGGGGTTTGCTCGCTCTGACGCGGCGCTCTGCTCGTGCTCTGCAGGTGTTTGAGTCTGTTGATGACGTGGAACAGACTGAAGCGGATGCGCAGCTGGAAGATGGCAAACAAAGCAAGATCCCCAACGGGACGGTTCCCAACGGCACGTGTTCCCCTGATTCTGGGCACCCCTCTTCCCAGAACTTCTCCATCGCGTCGGGATTCTCGGAGCGCAGCTTCAGCAACGAGGAcagtgccctggaaaccaacaaaTCCTCGGTGAGCTCTCAGGGAAAGGCTGGTGGGTCCGATGGGCCAGCACCACGGGACCCAGATGGTGCCCGGCGCGAGGAGAAGCTGCAGGGCCAAGACAGCCTAGAAGGTGAATTTCCCACCGGTGGAAGCATGGACTTTGTTCCTGTGGGTGAGAGCTCGGCAAGGGTCCTGCATGATCGTGACACCGTGGCCCTGACTGtggtggagagctgggcagacaGCGAAGCCGAGAAGCAAAGCTTGGTGGAGAGTGAAGATAACCTCTCCGAGGAGCCGGAGATGGAGAGTTTGTACCCGCAGCTGGATTCTCTGCCTGTGGCTGATCTGGCCAGCAGCGAAACCTCTGCTGTCTCCTCGACGGGTGTCACCTACTCGGTAAATATGGACTCGTTCACTGAGTGGGTTTCTTCCTGGGTATCTCACTATGTTCCTGCATTTGCCCTGTGCTGCTCCCACAGCTGGGTGTACAGGGACTCTCCGCCTTCCCCCAAGCTCTGCCCCGTCGCTGCATTGCCCCTGCatctttctttttggtttttatttgcaaACAAATCAACTTTGCTTTTGTTTCGGGCAGCCAGAGCTACTGGACATGTACACAGTGAACCTGCACCGCATCGAGAAGGACGTGCAGCGATGTGACCGCAACTACTGGTACTTCACCCCTGCCAACCTGGAGAAGCTCCGCAACATCATGTGCAGGTGGGAGCTGCGGGGTCAGGGTGGGGGCCTGCCAGCCCTCCCTGCGATGGGAGCACTGGTGGTCGGTTTCCCTGGGTTCACCTCGGGGCTGGAGCCTCAAACTTTGTTGCCGACTTTCGCCTCCTTGACTTCCTCCCCcaaatcccctcatcatcccagAACTGGGGCCACGGCTCCACAGACCTCGTGGTTGCCAGACCGAGGAGCCCAGGCATCCTGCCgtgggctgctctgccccggggctgcccaggcGTGCTGCCGCGCGGTCTGAACCCAGCGCAGCCCACCTGCTCTCTGGAATGTGTCCGGAAAATGTTTTAATGAGGCTCAGCCCGCAGGGCCGTAGTGCTAATGAGGAAGCTCCTGAAGCGACCGCATGGTTCGTGCCTGCCCAGGGACCCAGGAGATGACAATACCTGGGTGCGCTTGCGATTCTCTTTGCTCAGTCCCTGTGACTAAGAGGTTGCTGTATGACATTCACCAACTCAAACCAGCTCCAGCTCAGCAGCTGCGGCCGCTTCAGGGGCAGCGAAGGCTGAAATATTATTACTCATCTTGGAAATATGAGGAGAAGCTGCTGTTTCGTTAGGGCTGTCGCTTTATCTGACAGCCAGAGTTGGAGATCTCTGCTGAGATGAGATCTACAATACAGCAGATTTTGGAAAACTAGCGGGCAGGATGGAAGAGATTGTTCCCTTGTGCCAGCCCTGGATCCGAGTCCTTTCCGAACGCGTTTTGACTTGCTACCAAATATGGGAAGATATCTCTGCAGGGCTGGTTGCTTCCTGGGCCGCTGGGTCCAGGGAGGAGAAGCAGGCGATACGGTGCAGAGAGAGCCGAGAGGATGAAgcgagggggaagggagggagggagagataaATTAACAAACGCTTCCGCCAGCCGCCTCGCATCGCTGTGCTTTTTGACTTCACTTTTCCCCGCGCTCAGTTCAATGCAATGGCCACGGCACGGCTTACCTGAGGGTCACCACGGGAACTTCATCATTTACAGGCTGGCTGTAGAGGAACGAAGCACAGGTGTAACAGAATAAACAGGTCTGAtgtgccctgcctgctgccgtgGCTTGGTGGCAGCATGTAGGACACGCTAGCGTCCCAGGAAtggaggcaggggacaggcaaGCGAGGTGGCAGGTGGTGGCACTCGTGCGTGGCACGGGAAGGGCTCACCAGCCACTTTTGGTGCTCTCTCACACAGCTACATCTGGCAGCACATCGAGGTCGGCTACGTGCAGGGGATGTGTGACCTGCTGGCCCCTCTCCTGGTCATCCTGGATGACGGTGAGTGggtggctctgctctgctgtccccagatcTTCGTGGGGGGATCTGCTGGGCTGGTGGTGGCCCTTTGCAGGGTCCTGTGCTGTGGAGCAGCGGGTGGCAGGATCCCGTTTGTCCTCCATGCTGTCTGActcccaggagcccagcctggggacagcgtGTACCTTGTGCAGCGTGAGCTGTCTTTCCGCGGCCAGTCCACGCTGCGTGCCCCTGACCgcgtgtggggcagggagggacggTCCTGCTGCCGGAGTGGCAGTGTCCCTGCAGCCGAGCAGTGACTGTCTCTTCCCTGCGCAGAGGCTCTGGCTTTCAGCTGTTTCACCGAGCTTATGAAGAGGATGAATCAGAACTTCCCCCACGGAGGAGCCATGGACACCCACTTTGCCAACATGAGATCTCTGATCCAGGTGGGGGGTCCCTGGCACAGGGACGGCAGGGTCTCAAACCAGAGGGGGAAAGCTGTTCTCGGGACGGGGTCtcagaggggctgaggggagcttTCAGTggtgggaagcaggagggagagcagggggCCGTAAAGAGAGCCTGGGAGTGCCAGGATTGCAAAGGGAGGGAGAACCTGGGTGGGAGACGGTGTGGTAGGAGAGCAGTGGGagtggaggaaggcaggcagaggaaTGGCTCATGCTTCTGGTGTGCACTGAGGagttttcttttgctcttcttgGCAGATTCTGGACTCTGAGCTCTTCGAGCTGATGCACCAGAATGGTGATTACACTCATTTCTACTTCTGCTACCGATGGTTTCTCCTGGACTTCAAGAGAGGTGTGTGCTGGGAGGGAGGCAGCTGAGGCCAGCAAACGGGGAGGGAAGGCAAGGTCTGCCATGCTTCCACGCTGCTCGGTGCACTCTGCACCTTCAGTTGTCTGAACCTAACCTTTTTCCATGGGTTCCTGTTTTGCGTTTCCCTGGTAGACTTGCGGCTGACTTTTCTGACTAGACACAGAACCTGCTGTTccagagctgctggtgagccTCCACGGGCTTTGTGTCCTGAAGCCTGTGCCACCCGCTGCAGGCCAGAATATTTGTCCCTAAAGATGACTGACTTATTGCTTCCAACTGGAACAGGTTCTTGTGGGAAGAAGCCACCCAGCGTGTCTTCCCAGTGCTGCCATGAACTCCGTGAGTCAGGGTGATTGTAAGCCCGTGGCTGGCACAGTAActgctgggctcttccctctgtTAACAGAGCTGGTGTACGATGACGTGTTCGCCGTCTGGGAGACCATCTGGGCAGCTGCACACGTTTCCTCTGCACACTACGTGCTCTTCATAGCCCTGGCCTTGGTGGAAATGTACCGGGACATCATCTTGGAGAACAACATGGATTTTACAGACATCATCAAGTTTTTCAACGGTACAGCTTCTGTTCTGTGGGGCTGAATTTGCGGCAGCTGCTGAGATGTAGGCAGCACATGTCTGACTATAGACACCCACGTCTGGGCTATACTGGcaaatgtttaaaacaaacagagcAGTGGATGGTAGTGCGATGCTGATCCTTGCAACATGGTGGTAGGGACCCCTTGCCCCTGAACAGTCAGGCTCTGAGGGGTCTGGTGGTGCCTGGGGGAAGCCAGCCCTGCCATCCGTGGCAACAGCCCACCTCGCCGTGCTTGAAGGGAGCTGTGAGAGTAGGCTGTGCTTCTTGCTGGCTCCCGAGAGGAGCTGGTTGTGATGGCTCTTCTCTTCAGAGCCAGGTGTCTGCGAGCGATGGTGCCTGCGGACTTGGACAGGAATTTTCAGCTTCAGCTCCTGCCCGGAGCTCGGCTGAGAAGCAGAGGGCTGTGAGGCTGGGGGGACCCTCGAGACGCCGGGCTGCTCGGGTCTAGCGTCTTTGTGGGTTCCTTCTGTCTGTGTTCCAGAGATGGCTGAGCGGCACAACACCAAGCAGATCCTGAAGCTGGCTCGGGACCTTGTCTATAAAGTCCAGACTCTGATCGAGAACAAATGAAGGACGTGGGGAAGATGAGGCATCCAGACAAAGAGCCGGGACTCCCTGCAATGCTTCCTGCCCTTCTCCTTTTTCTCGAAGTGCCACGCCTGTGGAAGTAAGGTAGCTGGACACGTGCTGCTGTCTAAACTGGAAGTACCCTTAGCTTtccaagtgctgtgttcagtgttaGGTCCAGGGGCCCGGCTCAGATCTTCGCAGCCTTCTTCAGTGACTTAACCAAAGATCTGTACAATCGCATTTTATTGCTAAGGACTTGCTCTGGAAGCAGGATCCAGCAGTCGCTTCCTTGCCttgctgcagcagaagggcagcaAGCGTGGTTACCACCACAACTGCCGAGGCAGTTGCCAGCATCCCAGGTCAGAGCCCCGGGGTctgggggagcagagctgccagccctCCTCGGGACTGGCTGGGGCTCGACAGCCTTTGTGGCGAGGAAATAACGCTGCTTCCTTGGATGGCCGTTACCCTGCGGCACGGGGAAGCCAGCCAGCTCTGCAAGCCTGGGCAGGACAGGGATGCTGCCGGTACTCAGCTCCTTACTAACAGTGTGAGGTTCTGCCAGTAACAGAGAGGGACTTTGATCACAGAAATTCCCCTTCTTTTGATCTTGTCCCTCGATGCATAGCATCCCCTTTGGTATTTTTTCAGGGCTCTGTTCTCTCCCTGGGATTTTTATGTTGTTTGTTACTACAATGTCTGAGCACACAAGAGTTTCAGCTCTGGatggattttcagaagtgctccaAATTCAGCATTGgggtttttctttcaaaatccagCCTATGTAACGCTCTCTGAACACTGGAAAATCTGGTCCTAACCTCCTCTGGGAACTCTAGACTTGAGGTTTTTGTACCTGCCTTACTCTGGCTGCGTGTGCTAGGAGTCTGGTCTCCCTGTCGTTCCTCTGCAACCCCTGTTAGGGGAGGGCTCCTCGGAAGGCGAGTCAGCGCTCCTGAATTTGATGACTGTCCTGACTTTCCCTCTGAAGGTGCCTGTCTCGTCCTCTGTTAATTAAAAGACCAGCTGCTCAAAGCTAGGCAGTGCAAACAATCCCCTCGGTGCCTGCAGGTTTTCTGTGTGCTTCTGGGGCTGGCTGGAGACCCCCCCCAAGTCCACTGAAAGTCTTCAGTGAGGTTTTGGTGGGCTTCTTTCACATGCCTGCAAAGAGGAAGACAGCCCAAGGTCCCCGAGTGGTCTTTGCTTTAGGAAGACGCACTTCTGCgggcgctcctccggcagcggcTCTCCGGCGTTGCAGCCCCTGGAGCGCGCTGCACGAAGAGCCTCCCAGCACTGCCGGCGCGAGAGCGAGCCGCTGCGCCAGGCGAGGGCTGCGCTGCGGAGGGTTTGGGTTCGTTTTTC
Coding sequences within:
- the SGSM1 gene encoding small G protein signaling modulator 1 isoform X1 — protein: MAAAPADAETRQRLLRTVKKEVKQIMEEAVTRKFVHEDSSHIISFCAAVEACVLYGLKRRAAGFLRSNKIAALFMKVGKSFPLAEELCKKVQDLEQLIENARNQVQGIPENVRKMPKLPNLSPQAIKHLWIRTALFEKVLDKIVHYLVENSSKYYEKEALLMDPVDGPILASLLVGPCALEYTKMKTADHFWTDPSADELVQRHRIHSSHCRQDSPTKRPALCIQKRHSSGSMDDRPSLSARDYVESLHQNSRATLLYGKNNVLVQPRDDMEAIPGYLSLHQTADIMALKWTPNQLMNGSVGDLDYEKSVYWDYAMTIRLEEIVYLHCHQQVDSGGTVVLVSQDGIQRPPLRFPRGGHLLQFLSCLENGLLPHGQLDPPLWSQRGKGKVFPKLRKRSPQGSSESASDKEDDEATDYVFRIIYPGTQSEFVPQDLMDAPAAGLPPIWQPSTRKSSCSSCSQSGSSDGGPSNGCSHERAPLKLLCDNMKYQILSRAFYGWLAYCRHLSTVRTHLSALVNHNIVSPDVPCNASSGLTVDIWQRYLQDSTSYEDQELLRLIYYGGIQHEIRKAVWPFLLGHYQFGMTEAERKEADDQIRACYEHTMAEWLGCEAIVRQREKESHAAALAKCSSGASLDSHIQRMMHRDSTISNESSQSCSSGRQNHARLQSDSSSSTQVFESVDDVEQTEADAQLEDGKQSKIPNGTVPNGTCSPDSGHPSSQNFSIASGFSERSFSNEDSALETNKSSVSSQGKAGGSDGPAPRDPDGARREEKLQGQDSLEGEFPTGGSMDFVPVGESSARVLHDRDTVALTVVESWADSEAEKQSLVESEDNLSEEPEMESLYPQLDSLPVADLASSETSAVSSTGVTYSPELLDMYTVNLHRIEKDVQRCDRNYWYFTPANLEKLRNIMCSYIWQHIEVGYVQGMCDLLAPLLVILDDEALAFSCFTELMKRMNQNFPHGGAMDTHFANMRSLIQILDSELFELMHQNGDYTHFYFCYRWFLLDFKRELVYDDVFAVWETIWAAAHVSSAHYVLFIALALVEMYRDIILENNMDFTDIIKFFNEMAERHNTKQILKLARDLVYKVQTLIENK